The genomic window GGATTTGGAAATTTGATAGCACTTCCGTTGTATAAGAAAACTTATGAACAAAGAAACAGTTGTTTTATTGATGTTGAAAGTTTTGAACCAATTCCAAATCAATGGGATTTCATAAAAAATATTCAAAGAATTTCGATAATAAAATTAGATGAATTATACCAAATTCATAATACACTACAAAATATTCCTGTTTCGATTATACCCAAATTATACAATGAAAAATTAACGATAAGATTAGCAAATGTTGTAAAAATCAATCGCAATGCTATTTCAACACAACTAATAAATTTTCTAAAAGAAGAATTGAATTTTCTGAACACCGAATTTTTAATAAAAAAGAAGATTGGGAAAAATACTTTTGGAACAGAACGGTATTTCAAATTGGTTGAAGAAACGGAAAACAAAATCTTAATTCCTAGAGGTTTTATTGGTAAAATAATTCGCTTTTGTAGAGAAAATAATATTGAATATGATTTCAAGGATGAAAGAAAAAAGTTAAAAGAGGTTTCTTTCTTATTCAATGCACAACTCCTAGAACACCAGCAAACTGTGATTGATGCAATTGCCAAGAAAGATTTAGGAGTAATTGTTGCGCCTCCAAGTTATGGAAAAACTATCGTTGGACTAAAAATTATTGCAGAGAAAAAGCAACCAGCATTAATCATCACTCATCGAAAACAAATTGCCGACCAATGGATGGAAAGAATTGAAACTTTTCTTGGAATTCCCAAAAATGAGATTGAAAAAATTGGTCAAGGAAAAATCAAAATCGGTAAGCAAATAACGGTTGCAATGATTCAAAGTTTGTCAAAAGAATTGGAGAAACCCGATGGCGATAAACTTTTAAATGCTTTTGGGACGATTATTCTGGACGAATGCCATCATATTCCGGCGGAAACATTCAGAAATACAATTTCGAAATTACAAACCTATTATTTGTTTGGGTTGACCGCAACACCATTCCGAAAATATAATGACAGTAAATTGATTTTTATACATTTAGGCGAAGTGATTTCCGAAATAAAATCTAACGAAATAAGCACCTCAAAAAAACCGAAAATCATTATTAGAAACACAGAACTAGATGTTCCTTTTAATTCAAAAACGGACAAATTTGAAACGTTATCAAAAATTCTAGTTCACGATTCTACTCGAAACAAAGTAATCCTTGAGGATGTTACCAATGAATTAAAATCGGACAAAAAAATCATTATTATTACGGAACGCAAAGAACATATTGACTCGCTTTATCAATATTTAAAGCAATCTTACGAAGTGATTACCTTGAGTGGAGAAGATTCTGAAAGCAGTAAAAACTCAAAATGGAAATTGCTAAAAGAAGGAAATTATCAAGTGCTAATTACCACAGGACAATTCTTTGGAGAAGGAACCGATTTGCAAAATGCTAATTGTCTTTTTTTAGTTTATCCGTTTTCTTTTGAAGGAAAATTGATTCAATACATCGGTAGAGTACAACGTTCAGAAATAACGCCAACTATTTATGATTATCGTGATGGTAAGATTGATTATTTAAACAAAATGTTTCTAAAAAGAAATGTCTATTACAGGAAAATTGACAAACAAGCTACTTTATTTGATGAACCCGAAGAAGAAATTATTGTTTCCAAAAATACTTTTATTCTTGATAAAAAAGTAAAGATTCCATTTGAACTACTTGAATTCCGTTACGGAAGTATAGCTTTTAAATATGAGGTTTCAGAAATGAAAACCGAGCTTGAATTTGATATTGAAAATTTTGAAATAAGACCCGAATTTGAAGTTTTAAAAGTTTATTTTTCCAAAACACTCAAACTGAAAAACATCTCAATTTCTATTCACGCTGAATTCGAAGACGGAAAACTCATTTCACAATTGGCATTATCCAATGATATAGAAAAGATAACCAAAGAATTGATTGAAAGTGTAAAGTTTAAATTTGTAGCCAAGACTTTCTTGGGTAAACAAAATCCAGTTGGTCAAGAAAATTTACTCAATATAAATCAATTACAAAATGAAAATAACATCAAATTATATGATTCTGGAGATGAATTATTAAATGATTTTTTACAGAATCAAAATTACAAACACCAAACTCATTTACAATATTTAGCCGAACATCACGAAAGAAGTATTCTTAAAATCCGATTTGTATTGAATCCATTTTCATTTGTTTTTCTTCTAGCAGGAAAGACAGGATTTCATATTGTTTTAGAAACCTTAAATACTGAAGAAGCAACTTATATTTGGCATTTTGATAATGAGAAAAAATCGCTTCCGGATAAATTAAAACAAGTGGATAGCTACTTAAATACCATTAGAAATGATGGAAGACAATCTTTTATAGAAAATCCTCCTAATAATTTTAGTAGAATACTTCACGATTATTCAGCTGACAGAAAAGGTTTTGTAATTTGGAAAGATTTGATTGAGGAAAGACTTACTTGAGTACTATTATAACTTAATTACAAGCCTAATCTTCATACATTTTATAAAAAAAAGCAGTTTTACTTTGTGTAGAACTGCTTTTTTAAAACTATTTAATTGCTTTAGCAACTAATCCAACGGCAATAAACAAACCTGCTGTGATTGCAATAGCTTCCAAAACTTCTGCAGCTTCATCATAAACTGTAATACAGTTATTTTTGAAACAAACAGTTGCTTTTTTTACAGGTTTAAATCTTATAATGTTTGACATAAAAATTATATTTTATCGATTAAACAAAAGCATAGCACTAATAGTGCTATGCACCTAACTACTCTGGAAAAAGAATTACTTCTCTTTCGTAACACCTTTAAACGGTGTGCCATCCTGCTTAACATCCATAAAACGACCAGTATCAGCATCACGCTTTACCCACTGTTCTGTTTTTGGATTATAAGTCTGGCTACGGTCTTTAACCGCACCATTTCGATGACCATCACCAACTTTACCATTTTTTGCCATTGCATATATGATTTAGTGCAACCAAACAATTTGAAATTGAGGTGTTTGGCTAAAAACCCAAGGAATAATTAGGTAATAAAAAGAATTCTATTACTTTTGCAGAAGAAATCAAATACCCTCCAAAGTTTTAATTTCAACTGACCGAAGCGCTATTCCAGTTTGCTTCGGTTATTTTTTTAATTTTTCATAAGCTGTAATACTATCTATATTACGAATTAGTTTACTGTCTTTTAATTTTACTTCTTTTATAAAATCATCGCATTCTAATTCGCTCATAATCTTTAATTTATAAGCCTCTAACAAAATATCCATTGTGGTCAAGTAAACAATATTATACTCCTCACAATACAGTCTAATATCTTTTAAATTACTACTTGCTATATAATCATTTGTATTTCTTGCAACCGCCATACAAGCAGCTTCTCCATTACCTACAATTTTTTTAAGTCTTGAATATTCTTTAATTATTTCAATTTTATTAGGTATTGGTATCACATCAATTTTTGTGTATTCAATAAAATTACCTACAGGTATTTTATTGCTAGGTCTTGCCATCAATTCTTCAAAAACTTTGTCAAGAATAACAAACCGACCAGGAAATATTTTTGGCAAAAGTAATTGCTTACCTGCTTTTATAAAATGGATAATGACATCACAATCCAATAATATTTTTGGATCATTAGATTTCTTTGTCATCTTCCTTATTATTTAAATTGTCAATATCAATATTAATATCAAACATTAATGAGAGATAATGACTTTCCGAAATCTTATCTTTATCAAACAATTCTTTTGCTTTTATTCCATAATTTCCAACAACTTTAAATTCGTCAGTTTTACTATACAATCTATCCGAATATCCGTGTTCAATAGCACTTTTTTTAACATCATTTTTATAATTAGAATAATCCGTTCGCAGCAAACCTATTTTATCTAATCGTATTAAAAGTGCGGTTCTTGAGACACCAAAGTATTGTTCTAATTTGATAATTGTTGCCAATGAGATTTCTCCACCCCAAGCCAACTCTTCTTCTGGAATTTGTTTTATTATTCCAACTTCCGGCATTAAAAAATAGGAACTAAAAATATCCGCATTATATTCCTCTCTATCTTTCTTATCAAACTTCCCAGTTTTACACATTTTAAAACTAAAACCTTCTTGAATAAATAAATGATACAATTCGTGTCCAATAGTAAAATGCTGTCTACCGATAGGGTTTTTAGTATTAATCATCATAAAATTACTGCTTCGAGTTCGCAATGCCATTCCAGAGAATTCTCCATTCAATGGTTTAAAAACAGTTAGCACATCAAGTGATATTAATAATTTTTCAAAATCAATAGCACTATCATCACTGATACCGCATTGACGCCTAAATTTATTGGCCCTTACTTCTAGTATTTTATCATTAAATGCTACCATACAAATTATTAATCTTCAAATAGTTTTTTACAATTTTACCAAAAGCCGCCATATTATCCATATCATCATTATCCATATCGTCTTTTCTAAAGGCAAAAACAACTTCGGCAAGTGCATCATCAACATTATCAACAAAAAAGACATCTAATTCAACACCAAACAAATCTGATAATCTCTCTAAAACATCAAGTGGAATTTCTCTACTTTCATTTTCATAAAAACTTATCATTTCTCGTTTTATTCCTAAATAATTTGCGACTTTATCTTGTGTGTATCCATATTTTTCTCGCAAACCTTTTATTACTAATCCTGTTGTTGCTTCCACCATTTTTTAAATTATAAGGTTAAGTAATCAGTTTCAATCTTCAAATTATGTTACAAAGATACATATTTTTTTTAAATTACATATAATTGTACAAAAAGTTATTCATTGAAATATTTAAAACTGAATATTTAAAAACAACCCATTATCTCATTCAGCTGCACAAAAATTGCTCCTAGTCCAAATATTCCTAGCGTCAATGCTGCCGCTTGCTTCATTTCACTAATTCCATTTGTAAAAACGAGAATATTCTTTTTTCGTTCGGTTATAAAAAGACGTTTTACATTTCATAAGCCACTCCTTTGCCAACGCTCCAAAAGTTTTTGTACGCCCTAGAACGTTTACGGTTCGAAAGAAAATTTACTGGTAGGGCAACAAAAACTTTCCCCAAGCTGTGTTACATAATTGAGTATTATAATTCATTACAAAGCTTTGTTATTGTTTTTTTGTTTTTGCAATGAAGTTATAATATCATTTATGTAAAACAGCCGCCACACCCAACGCGCAAGGGGTTTGCTCCAGGACAACTTTTTGAGCAGCTCCCATCGCATCACCCAGCCGCTCAAAAAACCGTCCTTCACAAACCCCAATCATCGCTTCGATTCAACTTTATTATTAAAGAGAATATTTTATTTTCATAAGAACGTATCAATAATGGTTTTAGCAACAAACCGCATAAATCGGTAGTGTTTGCATTGCTTTTGTAAGTGCCAAAAATAGCAGTAACTTTTTCTATAATTTACAAATTTTTATTTTGCTATTTTCGGCACCCACAAAACCAAAAATGCCAGCAAGAGTGTGATTTTTTATTTGCCAGAAAATAAGAAGTAATTGTTTTCACGATGGCCAAGATGCCATAGCAATTTCATAGCACATTCTTTGGTAACCGAAAATTTAATTATTCCAAGAACGTTTGTGGCATCAAGCCATCATAAAAACAATCAGAAACACCCCAGTAAGCAAATAAAAAACCACACACTTGCCTGCGCTTCTGCCTCATCGCACTCGGAATTATCTTTTCATTGTTTTTGTAAGTATTGAAAATCACTTGAAACTTTTCGATAAGATTAAAAATATTGGAAAAGTGATTTTCAATACCCACAAAATCAAGTACAAGAAAGAGTATGAAATTTTAAAGCAGAAAAATAATAGGAATGGATTTGATATTTCTTTTTTCTGCTTTAAAATTTCATACCCTTTCTGAAGAACTTCTATCTTCCGAATCAACTTTTTTAGCCCCCATTTCATAAGAAGTTTATCGGTCACGAGGAAAATAAAAAAATAAATAAAAAGAAAGTAAAGGTAAGCTCCAGTTTCAAGAAAAGAAAGTTCAAGCCCTACGGGTTTTCAATAAAATCTCCACCCTACGTTTTCGTTTCGCTTCAACATTTGCTTTAAATCAAATCCACATTTCCGAACAACTTTATCGTAAAAACCCGGGTAGTATTTTTTTGAAAAAACTTGCTTTTCTTGAAACCTCCACTTGTGAGATGACTTTCTTTTTTTTTCTTTTTTTTCTTTTAAAAAATTTCATAAGCTGCTTGTGGTAGCAAGGCGAATCATTTTAAAAAACCGAAAGTATGCTAAATTTTATCATTAAAACACACCAAAAAAATACGCTTTACACCAAACCCCATTTGTTTATACTTAACAAAGGGATGAACAGCGGTAAGCCACAAAAAGAGCCATTTACGAACAGTTTTGTAGTCATTTTTCAAAATGAAGAAGATTGTGAAAGTTTATATTTTGTGGCTTACAGCTTATGGAAAACCAAGTTTTGGCATCCTTTTTTAGTGGGTTCGGTAATTCCATTTTTACGCCTTCCAAATTTTTCAAAAGAATTCAATCTAAAAGCCAGTTTGATGATGCAGGAACACGAAGAACATCAAAAAAATATTGCAGCTCTTAAACTTTTGGAGAGAAAAGAAAAGCAATTTCACGAGAACATCAATCTTATCAATGACTTACGCAAAACCATTTTATACAGGTATTGCAGAAAATAATTATGAACTTAAATCAAAACTTATGAAACTATTTATTTTGTACCAAACCGACAATTGGAAGTCCAAAGCATCAAGAGTGTGTTTTGGAGTTTTCGACACCAGAGCCAAAGCTATTGACAGCGCAAAATGGCAAGAATTATACAATCACAATTCAGAAGTGGTAGTTTTAGAAGTTACGCTTAATCTATTTGAAGAAGTTTAATTTTTAGCCACAAAAAAAGCCCATTCCTTGCGGTTTGGGCTTCAATATGGTCTAATCCAAAGGTCACCACAACTAGAATTAGACTATTTTTTGTGCTTCTTGATTAAAATTTTGAGTACTAAAGATATTGTAAAACTAACAATCGCACCAACAGTAGCTAATACAATTGTTTTCAAAACATCCTCCGAATGTAAATTCGGTAAAACACTCAAAAATGTACCGCCAGCGGTACCAATTACAGTCGAATTACTGTGTTCCATCGGCTTTTTCGGTTGTCAATTGGCTAACTGCCGAAATAACACCTCCAGCAACCGCCAAATAACCTGCTACCGATGTAATAATGACTGGCAACGCAATTGGTGTTGCTAAAACAGTTCCGCCAACGGCGGCCAATGCCAAACCAATATTTCGAAGCACTTTGAAAAATTTTGGAGTTGGAGCTTTCGCTCTTTTTATTACATTCATAAATTAATGAATTTAAGATTTAACAATCAATTCAATACTTTCGCCTTTATCCAAAGCTTTATAAACCAATTCTTTTAATTTAGCAAAAGCTTTTCGAGACATCAGCCCTAAACCTGGTCCAGAAAGTTTCGTTACTGGAGCAATACAACCATTCAATTCTAATAAAGCATTATTGGCAGGATGAAATAGAATTAGAC from Flavobacterium eburneipallidum includes these protein-coding regions:
- a CDS encoding DEAD/DEAH box helicase — its product is MPSSQINKIQLFKSVFSGREDVFAVRWEKGNKSGYMPAYFYDPYRYRAHKINGGTFQNYAEKEYLPFTEKEIEKHLNGEQHIGIYPLLKDNTSWFIVADFDKVEWIDDCKKFINACNEKGISAYLERSRSGKGGHVWIFFEQPYQAIKSRKIFISILEQTGVFSLFDKSSSFDRMFPNQDFLSGKGFGNLIALPLYKKTYEQRNSCFIDVESFEPIPNQWDFIKNIQRISIIKLDELYQIHNTLQNIPVSIIPKLYNEKLTIRLANVVKINRNAISTQLINFLKEELNFLNTEFLIKKKIGKNTFGTERYFKLVEETENKILIPRGFIGKIIRFCRENNIEYDFKDERKKLKEVSFLFNAQLLEHQQTVIDAIAKKDLGVIVAPPSYGKTIVGLKIIAEKKQPALIITHRKQIADQWMERIETFLGIPKNEIEKIGQGKIKIGKQITVAMIQSLSKELEKPDGDKLLNAFGTIILDECHHIPAETFRNTISKLQTYYLFGLTATPFRKYNDSKLIFIHLGEVISEIKSNEISTSKKPKIIIRNTELDVPFNSKTDKFETLSKILVHDSTRNKVILEDVTNELKSDKKIIIITERKEHIDSLYQYLKQSYEVITLSGEDSESSKNSKWKLLKEGNYQVLITTGQFFGEGTDLQNANCLFLVYPFSFEGKLIQYIGRVQRSEITPTIYDYRDGKIDYLNKMFLKRNVYYRKIDKQATLFDEPEEEIIVSKNTFILDKKVKIPFELLEFRYGSIAFKYEVSEMKTELEFDIENFEIRPEFEVLKVYFSKTLKLKNISISIHAEFEDGKLISQLALSNDIEKITKELIESVKFKFVAKTFLGKQNPVGQENLLNINQLQNENNIKLYDSGDELLNDFLQNQNYKHQTHLQYLAEHHERSILKIRFVLNPFSFVFLLAGKTGFHIVLETLNTEEATYIWHFDNEKKSLPDKLKQVDSYLNTIRNDGRQSFIENPPNNFSRILHDYSADRKGFVIWKDLIEERLT
- a CDS encoding helix-turn-helix domain-containing protein, whose product is MVEATTGLVIKGLREKYGYTQDKVANYLGIKREMISFYENESREIPLDVLERLSDLFGVELDVFFVDNVDDALAEVVFAFRKDDMDNDDMDNMAAFGKIVKNYLKINNLYGSI
- a CDS encoding ImmA/IrrE family metallo-endopeptidase; translation: MVAFNDKILEVRANKFRRQCGISDDSAIDFEKLLISLDVLTVFKPLNGEFSGMALRTRSSNFMMINTKNPIGRQHFTIGHELYHLFIQEGFSFKMCKTGKFDKKDREEYNADIFSSYFLMPEVGIIKQIPEEELAWGGEISLATIIKLEQYFGVSRTALLIRLDKIGLLRTDYSNYKNDVKKSAIEHGYSDRLYSKTDEFKVVGNYGIKAKELFDKDKISESHYLSLMFDINIDIDNLNNKEDDKEI
- a CDS encoding DUF6943 family protein, with amino-acid sequence MLNFIIKTHQKNTLYTKPHLFILNKGMNSGKPQKEPFTNSFVVIFQNEEDCESLYFVAYSLWKTKFWHPFLVGSVIPFLRLPNFSKEFNLKASLMMQEHEEHQKNIAALKLLERKEKQFHENINLINDLRKTILYRYCRK